The proteins below come from a single Natrinema sp. SYSU A 869 genomic window:
- a CDS encoding adenosylcobinamide amidohydrolase codes for MTEPDPNYEAIRRDGALRVRRPDTEWLSTGWNGGRRMADAAYNISVPEGWDRTDLGVYIDDRLERAGFKTAAETAAGPALLTGVDIADARGARRGSVTAYATAGISNPAALPMEPTPTDESDSAGVESDDSGLDQGRGTVNVIVGTTQALEPGALENLIAVAAEAKAATLLAETGFPGTTTDAVIVGHDPSGSPAAFSGSGTEVGAATRACVRDAVRASLRAHYATADADLPASVDDATDGVSTDGQADVFQPTLATDRSEPDS; via the coding sequence ATGACCGAACCAGACCCGAACTACGAGGCGATTCGACGGGACGGCGCGCTTCGAGTTCGCCGACCGGACACCGAGTGGCTCTCGACCGGCTGGAACGGCGGCCGCCGGATGGCGGACGCTGCGTACAACATTTCGGTTCCCGAGGGCTGGGATCGGACGGATCTCGGTGTCTACATCGACGACCGCCTCGAGCGGGCAGGGTTCAAGACGGCCGCCGAGACCGCGGCCGGACCGGCGCTACTGACCGGCGTCGATATCGCGGACGCTCGCGGCGCTCGCCGCGGATCCGTGACGGCCTACGCGACCGCCGGGATTTCGAACCCCGCTGCGCTGCCGATGGAGCCGACCCCCACCGACGAATCCGATTCGGCTGGGGTCGAGTCCGACGACTCGGGACTCGATCAGGGACGGGGGACCGTCAACGTCATCGTCGGAACAACGCAGGCGCTCGAGCCGGGCGCGCTCGAGAACCTGATCGCGGTCGCGGCGGAGGCGAAGGCAGCGACGCTGCTCGCCGAGACCGGCTTTCCGGGGACGACGACGGACGCGGTCATCGTCGGCCACGATCCGTCGGGTTCCCCGGCGGCGTTCTCGGGCAGCGGCACCGAAGTCGGCGCGGCGACGCGTGCCTGCGTCCGAGATGCCGTTCGGGCGTCGCTCCGTGCCCACTACGCAACCGCCGACGCGGACCTGCCGGCATCAGTCGACGATGCGACCGACGGTGTTTCGACGGACGGTCAGGCCGATGTCTTTCAGCCGACGCTCGCGACCGATCGGTCTGAACCCGACAGTTAA
- a CDS encoding threonine-phosphate decarboxylase yields the protein MDPDAIRGGERVPHGGETDRDLLDFSANTNPRTPEGVGDAYAAALEESRRYPDDDYPEFRAAAADFVGCDPERVIPTPGGLAAIRLAMETALEPGDEALVPYPSFGEYAREVELQGATTRFVRYDDLLELGPTVLEPCALAVCCTPNNPTGDAIDPDALEAFAARCADADTTLLVDEAFLGFTDLSSMTGLDRENVVVARSLTKLFGLPGLRAGFAVATGERRDTLETARRAWSLGTPAARVGAHCLRRDEFVRETRARVASERERMRETLDGRFDVHESDAPFLLCDIGDRDVSTMIDNARAAGVAVRDATTFRALDSHVRVAVKDRTANDRLLAALGVRNLEDAGPETEE from the coding sequence GTGGATCCTGACGCGATCCGAGGTGGCGAGCGGGTTCCCCATGGCGGCGAGACCGACCGCGACCTGCTGGACTTCTCGGCCAACACCAACCCTAGAACCCCCGAGGGCGTCGGCGACGCGTACGCGGCCGCACTCGAGGAGTCCCGGCGCTACCCGGACGACGACTATCCGGAGTTTCGCGCCGCTGCCGCCGACTTCGTCGGCTGCGATCCCGAGCGAGTGATTCCGACGCCGGGCGGACTCGCCGCGATCCGACTCGCGATGGAAACCGCCCTCGAGCCGGGCGACGAAGCGCTCGTTCCGTACCCTAGCTTCGGGGAGTACGCCCGCGAAGTCGAGCTACAGGGGGCAACGACGCGGTTCGTTCGCTATGACGACCTGCTCGAACTCGGCCCCACCGTGCTTGAGCCGTGTGCGCTCGCCGTGTGTTGTACGCCGAACAACCCGACCGGTGACGCGATCGATCCGGACGCACTCGAGGCGTTCGCGGCCCGCTGTGCGGACGCCGACACGACGCTGCTCGTCGACGAGGCGTTTCTGGGCTTTACCGATCTCTCGTCGATGACCGGACTGGACCGCGAGAACGTCGTCGTCGCGCGCTCGCTGACCAAACTGTTCGGGCTACCGGGGCTCCGGGCCGGGTTCGCCGTCGCGACCGGCGAACGCCGGGACACGCTCGAGACGGCTCGCCGCGCGTGGTCGCTCGGAACGCCGGCCGCTCGGGTCGGCGCGCACTGCTTGCGACGGGACGAGTTCGTTCGCGAGACGCGCGCCCGCGTCGCCAGCGAGCGCGAGCGGATGCGAGAGACGCTCGATGGGAGGTTCGACGTTCACGAGTCGGACGCACCCTTCCTCCTCTGTGACATCGGCGACCGAGACGTGTCGACGATGATCGACAACGCGCGAGCGGCCGGCGTCGCCGTCCGCGACGCGACGACCTTCCGCGCGCTCGATTCCCACGTCCGCGTCGCAGTCAAGGATCGGACGGCCAACGACCGATTGCTCGCTGCGCTTGGCGTTCGCAATCTCGAGGATGCGGGCCCAGAAACCGAGGAATGA
- the cobT gene encoding nicotinate mononucleotide-dependent phosphoribosyltransferase CobT, with translation MRVLLPAGTTETALIDGISAAGAAPELMEHTPSADVEILEHGEPIMSPVTPVSPNGCPTPAAVTRAVREVVGFDVSVIDAGLTQATAAPTVDLGGEPGNDVREESAVPDANAAFDRAYDYGASLPDERLMVGETVPGGTTTALGVLTALGEPTGVSSSLPKNPIERKRRVVDKALAASDLEPGDCEGEPLEAIEAVGDPVQPTVAGIAAGALESGTAVTLAGGTQMVAVAAALRHSGIDAPLSIATTSFVADEQGDRLTAACERFDCELTVTDPGFDGRDHVAMERYCAGEAKEGVGMGGALSLVPDGEMSVVRDRLETVCRRLGIETEGDADGEPSAEGGEDTDDRTEDGRGS, from the coding sequence ATGCGCGTTCTCCTTCCCGCCGGAACGACGGAAACGGCTCTCATCGACGGCATCAGCGCCGCCGGGGCCGCCCCGGAGCTGATGGAACACACGCCCTCGGCGGACGTCGAGATCCTCGAGCACGGGGAGCCGATCATGTCGCCGGTGACGCCGGTGAGCCCGAACGGCTGTCCGACGCCCGCGGCCGTGACCCGAGCGGTCAGAGAGGTCGTCGGCTTCGACGTGTCGGTGATCGACGCAGGGCTCACCCAAGCGACGGCCGCGCCGACGGTCGACCTCGGCGGCGAACCCGGCAACGACGTTCGCGAGGAGTCGGCCGTTCCGGACGCGAACGCGGCCTTCGATCGCGCCTACGATTACGGCGCGAGCCTGCCGGACGAACGGCTCATGGTCGGCGAGACGGTCCCCGGTGGGACGACAACCGCACTGGGCGTCCTCACCGCGCTCGGCGAGCCGACGGGCGTCTCCTCGTCACTGCCGAAGAACCCGATCGAGCGCAAACGGCGGGTCGTCGACAAGGCACTGGCCGCGAGCGACCTCGAGCCGGGCGACTGCGAAGGCGAGCCGCTCGAGGCGATCGAGGCAGTCGGCGATCCCGTCCAGCCGACGGTGGCCGGGATCGCGGCCGGCGCGCTCGAGTCCGGCACCGCGGTGACGCTCGCCGGCGGGACCCAGATGGTCGCCGTCGCCGCTGCGTTGCGCCACTCGGGGATCGATGCGCCGTTATCGATCGCGACGACCTCGTTCGTCGCCGACGAGCAGGGCGACCGACTCACCGCGGCCTGCGAGCGGTTCGACTGCGAACTGACCGTCACCGACCCCGGCTTCGACGGGCGCGATCACGTCGCGATGGAACGCTACTGCGCTGGTGAAGCCAAGGAGGGCGTCGGGATGGGCGGCGCGCTCTCGCTCGTCCCCGACGGCGAGATGAGCGTGGTCAGGGATCGACTCGAGACGGTCTGTCGCCGGCTCGGAATCGAGACCGAGGGCGACGCCGACGGTGAACCGAGCGCCGAGGGCGGTGAGGACACTGACGATCGAACGGAGGATGGCCGTGGATCCTGA
- a CDS encoding NTP transferase domain-containing protein: protein MCGGKGTRLESPHEKPLHLIDGTAMVDRVLAALEMSRIETISAAVSPNAPETRAHLKERDGVTTIETAGDGYVADLMAVLERPDLSPPLLTVAADLPLLEGPVVDRILAVHGDGDASRTVCVPAALKRRLGVSIETRLEPDDHLAPTGVNVVGTTDESTTMTDIHYDPRLAVNVNRREDARIAAGLLQRRSAEGR from the coding sequence ATGTGCGGCGGGAAGGGCACTCGCCTCGAGAGCCCCCACGAGAAGCCCCTGCACCTGATCGACGGGACCGCAATGGTCGACCGCGTCCTCGCGGCACTCGAGATGAGCCGGATCGAGACGATCTCCGCCGCCGTCTCGCCGAACGCACCGGAGACGCGAGCCCACCTCAAGGAGCGCGACGGCGTCACGACGATCGAGACGGCCGGCGACGGCTACGTGGCCGATTTGATGGCCGTCCTCGAGCGGCCCGATCTCTCTCCCCCGCTCCTGACCGTCGCCGCGGATCTACCGCTGCTTGAGGGACCGGTCGTCGACCGAATACTCGCGGTTCACGGCGACGGCGATGCCTCGCGGACCGTCTGCGTTCCCGCGGCACTCAAACGGCGACTCGGCGTCAGCATCGAGACGCGACTCGAGCCCGACGACCACCTCGCGCCGACCGGGGTCAACGTGGTCGGCACAACCGACGAATCCACGACGATGACCGACATACACTACGATCCACGACTGGCGGTGAACGTGAACCGACGCGAAGACGCCCGTATCGCAGCCGGCTTGCTGCAGCGCCGTTCCGCGGAGGGTCGCTGA
- the cobS gene encoding adenosylcobinamide-GDP ribazoletransferase, with protein MAVIGRWIGAVRGALGFLTRLPVGHRDGDWDAFRATPAAFPVVGLIAGALAATPLLTTETLAASTVALGYLLSVYAVMGIHHLDGIADLGDALVVHGDVERRREVLKDTTTGVGALLAVAITVTALALGGLGLADLPVLAAVGVAVGAEVGTKLGMAAMVCFGHAASEGMGKQFTDASTAASFLVPVAIPLLAAAFVWPNPGAVALPGAVAGIGLPWYWANRSLGGINGDIFGAANEIGRIAGVHLGVIAWTLS; from the coding sequence ATGGCCGTAATCGGCCGCTGGATCGGTGCCGTTCGCGGCGCGCTCGGCTTTCTGACGCGTCTCCCGGTCGGACACCGCGACGGCGATTGGGACGCGTTTCGAGCGACGCCGGCCGCGTTCCCCGTCGTCGGTCTCATTGCGGGTGCGCTGGCGGCGACCCCGTTGCTCACCACCGAGACGCTTGCAGCGTCGACCGTCGCGCTGGGCTACCTGCTTTCGGTCTACGCCGTGATGGGGATTCACCACCTCGACGGCATCGCGGATCTGGGCGACGCGTTGGTCGTTCACGGCGATGTCGAACGCCGCCGCGAGGTGCTAAAGGACACGACAACCGGCGTCGGCGCGCTGCTCGCGGTGGCGATCACCGTCACCGCGCTAGCGCTCGGCGGGCTCGGACTGGCGGACCTCCCCGTCCTCGCGGCGGTCGGTGTCGCGGTAGGTGCCGAAGTCGGGACGAAACTGGGGATGGCCGCGATGGTCTGCTTCGGGCACGCTGCCTCCGAGGGAATGGGAAAACAGTTCACCGACGCGAGCACCGCCGCCTCGTTTCTCGTCCCCGTAGCGATCCCCCTCTTGGCAGCCGCGTTCGTCTGGCCCAACCCGGGTGCGGTCGCCCTCCCCGGTGCAGTCGCCGGAATCGGCCTCCCCTGGTACTGGGCGAATCGCTCTCTCGGCGGGATCAACGGCGACATCTTCGGCGCGGCCAACGAGATCGGCCGTATCGCCGGCGTTCACTTGGGGGTGATCGCGTGGACACTCTCGTGA
- the cbiB gene encoding adenosylcobinamide-phosphate synthase CbiB has protein sequence MLTTLAVIGLAFSLDLLIGEPPTAVHPVAWFGRLVDAADRPWSDSDRRQRLAGVAIAMLAPLVPAVVVGGIVLAATALGPLSGGIAAALALFLTTSLRSLLELTGDVIATTAGNLERAREQVRGLVGRDTSTLSSGELRSAAVESAAENLADGLVATLVPFAVLAPISLPAAAAAAAWVKGVNTLDSMLGYHSKPIGTASARLDDLVMYLPARLAAASIAVAAIDPFAIVRARQWARAPPSPNSGWPMATLACALGVRLEKVDVYVLNPNAALPTLTEGERAVTIVGRAAVVSIVVAIVLAIIIPELAGGLETNWQSMTATSAGSITGVRPRWP, from the coding sequence GTGTTGACGACGCTCGCGGTCATCGGGCTGGCGTTCAGCCTCGATCTGCTGATCGGCGAACCGCCGACTGCGGTCCACCCGGTCGCGTGGTTCGGCCGACTCGTCGACGCGGCCGATCGGCCGTGGAGCGACAGCGATCGCCGCCAGCGTCTCGCCGGGGTCGCGATTGCCATGCTCGCCCCGCTCGTCCCCGCCGTGGTCGTCGGCGGGATCGTCCTCGCGGCGACCGCTCTCGGGCCGCTGTCCGGCGGTATCGCCGCCGCGCTCGCTCTCTTTCTGACGACCAGTTTGCGCTCGCTGCTCGAGCTTACCGGAGACGTGATCGCGACGACAGCCGGAAATCTCGAGCGGGCCCGCGAGCAGGTCCGTGGACTGGTCGGCCGGGACACGTCGACGCTCTCGTCCGGCGAACTTCGCAGCGCGGCCGTCGAGAGCGCGGCCGAGAACCTCGCGGACGGGCTGGTCGCGACCCTGGTGCCGTTCGCGGTGCTCGCACCGATCTCGCTCCCGGCCGCGGCGGCCGCCGCTGCGTGGGTCAAGGGCGTCAACACGCTGGACTCGATGCTGGGCTACCACTCGAAACCGATCGGCACCGCGAGTGCGCGACTCGACGACCTCGTCATGTATCTGCCAGCCCGACTCGCGGCCGCGTCGATTGCCGTCGCCGCGATCGATCCGTTCGCGATCGTGCGCGCTCGGCAGTGGGCGCGCGCGCCGCCGTCGCCCAACTCCGGCTGGCCGATGGCGACGCTCGCCTGCGCGCTCGGCGTTCGTCTCGAGAAGGTGGACGTCTACGTCCTCAACCCCAACGCCGCGCTCCCGACGCTGACCGAGGGCGAACGGGCCGTCACCATCGTCGGCCGAGCGGCCGTCGTCTCGATCGTCGTCGCCATCGTACTCGCGATTATCATCCCGGAGTTGGCAGGGGGCCTCGAGACGAACTGGCAGTCGATGACGGCCACGAGTGCGGGTTCGATAACGGGGGTGAGACCGCGATGGCCGTAA
- a CDS encoding HAD family hydrolase, whose translation MGVSFDLFGTLVTADRPDDPADAVATELAKRDVTVPDDWAVAYAEPHVDAPEGAEVPLPAHVSRALASRGVDYEHNAARRAVVAAFDPTVETRPGALEAVDAARERGSIAICSNCSVPELVGRTLVRSDFERDDFDAIVTSVGCGWRKPAPEIFDQTADELGVATDDLVHVGDDPRTDGGIEAVGGTGLLLENLSLADVPSRLASLTADEHSSND comes from the coding sequence ATGGGAGTATCGTTCGACCTCTTCGGGACGCTGGTGACCGCCGACCGTCCGGACGACCCGGCCGACGCCGTCGCGACGGAACTCGCGAAGCGAGACGTCACGGTTCCCGACGACTGGGCCGTGGCCTACGCGGAGCCACACGTTGACGCGCCCGAGGGTGCGGAGGTACCGCTTCCGGCCCACGTTTCGCGCGCGCTCGCGAGTCGCGGCGTGGACTACGAGCACAACGCCGCCAGGCGGGCCGTCGTCGCGGCGTTCGATCCGACCGTCGAGACCAGACCGGGTGCGCTCGAGGCGGTCGATGCCGCTCGAGAGCGAGGCTCAATTGCGATCTGTTCGAACTGCAGCGTCCCGGAGTTAGTCGGCCGCACGCTCGTCAGATCGGACTTCGAGCGCGATGATTTCGACGCAATCGTCACGAGCGTCGGCTGTGGCTGGCGCAAACCCGCCCCCGAAATCTTCGACCAGACTGCCGACGAACTCGGCGTCGCCACCGACGACCTCGTCCACGTTGGCGACGATCCGCGAACCGACGGCGGGATCGAGGCCGTCGGCGGCACGGGACTGCTACTCGAGAACCTGTCGCTCGCGGACGTGCCGTCTCGACTGGCGTCGCTGACTGCCGACGAACACAGCAGTAATGACTGA
- a CDS encoding translation initiation factor IF-2 subunit beta, which yields MDYESSLDRAMEDVPDIGGDEQRLQIPDPQPQKDGAFTRVTNLDEIADVLSRDTEHLHRFIQRELGTSGKFEKGRGRYNGTFSQTDLDAAIDAYVDEYVLCSECGLPDTRLAREDRTPMLRCDACGAFRPVTKRSTSSSQQQQQDAVEEGNTYTVEITGTGRKGDGVAEKGSYTIFVPGAEEGDVVDIYIKNISGNLAFARLD from the coding sequence ATGGATTACGAATCGAGTCTCGACCGAGCGATGGAGGACGTCCCCGATATCGGGGGCGACGAACAGCGACTGCAGATCCCCGATCCACAGCCACAGAAAGACGGTGCGTTCACGCGAGTGACGAACCTCGACGAGATCGCTGACGTCCTCTCGCGAGACACCGAACATCTCCACCGGTTCATCCAGCGCGAACTGGGGACTAGCGGCAAATTCGAGAAGGGCCGCGGCCGGTACAACGGGACCTTCTCCCAGACGGACCTCGACGCGGCGATCGACGCCTACGTCGACGAGTACGTGCTCTGTTCGGAGTGTGGCCTGCCGGACACCCGCCTCGCCCGCGAGGATCGAACGCCGATGCTGCGCTGTGACGCCTGCGGTGCGTTCCGCCCCGTCACCAAGCGCTCGACCAGCAGCAGCCAGCAACAACAGCAGGATGCCGTCGAAGAGGGCAACACCTACACGGTCGAGATCACCGGTACCGGCCGCAAGGGCGACGGCGTCGCCGAGAAGGGCAGCTACACGATCTTCGTCCCCGGTGCCGAGGAGGGCGACGTCGTGGACATCTACATCAAGAATATTTCGGGCAACCTAGCGTTCGCCCGACTCGACTGA
- a CDS encoding aspartate aminotransferase family protein: MSGQKPDSSVGQQSNSTIVSTYDDHVMPIWKSLDIPVKRASGCTLEDFEGNEYLDVFSGISVTNVGHGNDAVVDAATEQLEEFVHGCSYVHPNEPVADLAERIAEVTPGDLQKSFFCNSGTEAVEGAVKLARKYTGSKEVIALEMGFHGRTLGSLALTGNKAYKQGMAPTLNDVAHTAPPYGYRCPRCDGKQCDSSCAEELERIIGSHTSGDLAAVVVEPVMGEAGIIVPPEGWLERIQEISHDHGALLIADEVQTGYGRTGELFASSHFGVEPDILTQAKGIANGLPLGAFTASEEIADAFESGDHLSTFGGNPVACAAALATIDELQDGVVDDAREQGQWLESELAALEDEYDVVGQTRGLGLMWGVELVEPGTTGPQNVSPRPDDKLASAVSDYLREESNVVMGVGGYYKNVMRFQPPLTISRDQLQYAVDELRAALETVA, translated from the coding sequence ATGTCCGGACAGAAACCTGATTCGTCCGTCGGACAGCAATCGAATTCGACTATCGTATCGACGTACGACGACCACGTGATGCCGATCTGGAAGTCGCTCGATATCCCCGTCAAGCGGGCCTCGGGCTGTACGCTCGAGGACTTCGAGGGCAATGAGTACCTCGACGTTTTCTCGGGGATCTCGGTGACGAATGTCGGGCACGGAAACGACGCCGTCGTCGACGCCGCGACGGAGCAACTCGAGGAGTTCGTTCATGGCTGTTCGTACGTCCATCCCAACGAGCCGGTCGCGGACCTCGCCGAACGGATCGCTGAGGTGACGCCGGGTGACCTCCAAAAGAGCTTCTTCTGTAACTCCGGGACAGAAGCCGTCGAGGGAGCCGTCAAACTGGCGCGGAAGTACACCGGCTCGAAAGAAGTGATCGCCCTCGAGATGGGCTTTCACGGCCGCACCCTCGGCAGTCTGGCGCTGACGGGGAACAAGGCCTACAAGCAGGGAATGGCCCCGACGCTCAACGACGTCGCCCACACCGCACCGCCGTACGGCTACCGCTGTCCACGCTGTGACGGCAAACAGTGTGATTCGAGCTGTGCCGAGGAACTCGAGCGAATCATCGGCTCGCACACCAGCGGGGACCTCGCGGCGGTCGTCGTCGAACCGGTCATGGGTGAAGCCGGGATCATCGTCCCGCCCGAGGGATGGCTCGAGCGAATTCAGGAGATCTCCCACGACCACGGCGCACTGCTCATCGCTGACGAGGTCCAGACCGGCTACGGTCGAACCGGGGAGCTGTTCGCGAGCAGCCACTTCGGGGTCGAGCCCGATATCCTGACGCAGGCGAAGGGGATCGCGAACGGGCTTCCCCTCGGTGCATTCACTGCCTCCGAAGAAATCGCGGACGCCTTCGAGTCCGGCGACCACCTCTCGACGTTCGGCGGCAACCCCGTCGCCTGCGCCGCTGCGCTGGCGACCATCGACGAACTCCAGGACGGAGTCGTCGACGACGCCCGCGAGCAGGGCCAGTGGCTCGAATCCGAACTCGCGGCGCTCGAGGACGAGTACGACGTCGTCGGGCAGACGCGCGGACTCGGACTGATGTGGGGCGTCGAACTCGTGGAACCGGGGACGACGGGGCCACAGAACGTCTCACCGCGGCCGGACGACAAGCTGGCATCGGCCGTCAGCGACTATCTCCGCGAGGAATCGAACGTCGTGATGGGTGTCGGCGGCTACTACAAGAACGTCATGCGCTTCCAGCCGCCGCTGACCATCTCGCGCGATCAACTCCAGTACGCCGTCGACGAACTCCGAGCGGCCCTCGAAACGGTTGCCTGA
- a CDS encoding Lrp/AsnC family transcriptional regulator, whose amino-acid sequence MDERNIRILQAIAELGTGSPDEISNHTDIPKSTVHYRLTKLKEDDIVANDLFDVDLEKLGLEMTVISEVIAEYDEQYHEEVGEQLAAIEGVNQVYFTMGDTDFVVIAHLSDREMVHRLISDYERIDEVVRTSSQFVVETVKNEPHPLNDFELDTVVESTVDED is encoded by the coding sequence ATGGACGAGCGAAACATTCGCATTCTCCAAGCTATCGCAGAACTGGGAACGGGTAGTCCGGACGAGATTTCGAACCACACTGACATTCCGAAATCGACCGTCCACTATCGACTCACGAAACTCAAAGAGGACGATATCGTGGCCAACGACCTGTTCGACGTCGACCTCGAGAAACTCGGACTCGAGATGACCGTAATCTCGGAGGTCATTGCGGAGTACGACGAGCAGTACCACGAAGAAGTCGGGGAGCAACTCGCTGCAATCGAAGGCGTCAATCAGGTGTACTTCACGATGGGCGACACCGATTTTGTCGTCATTGCCCACCTATCGGATCGCGAGATGGTCCACCGCCTCATCAGCGATTATGAGCGGATCGACGAAGTCGTTCGGACGAGTTCGCAATTCGTCGTCGAAACCGTCAAAAACGAACCGCATCCGCTGAACGACTTCGAACTGGACACGGTAGTGGAGTCGACGGTCGACGAGGACTGA
- a CDS encoding APC family permease → MAETNSDFERILTKKDLFVLAFGAMIGWGWIIQTGFWIDEAGVTGSVLGFVVGAIMVSIVGLIYGELASALPFVGGEHVYSFRALGPLWSFICTWSLVLGYVGVVVFEVVALPSAMAYIVPGFNVLELWTVAGEPVYASWILVGGIGAVVMTALNYRGVKPAAQFQTLLTLVIALAGIMLVIGALFNGQTQANPPLSDVGTAGVATVAIMTPFMFVGFDVIPQSAEEADVPPRLIGLLIPASVTLAALFYIGVIWASGQAMPGAELVESPLPAAAAMEAIFDSQFIGRIMALAGIAGILTSWNSFLLGASRAVFALADSGMIPKRINTLHPEYNTPSTAVLLIGGLSIFAPLFGEQMLVWIVNASGLGLVVAWFLVVISFFVLRHREPELNRPLKLPFGYAFGAVGLVLTLGFIGLYLPGGPSALVWPYEWGIVLFWALLGAVLYGSSSTDSELELADLETEELE, encoded by the coding sequence ATGGCAGAGACCAACAGTGATTTCGAGCGTATCCTAACGAAGAAGGACCTCTTTGTGCTCGCATTCGGGGCCATGATCGGCTGGGGCTGGATTATCCAGACGGGGTTCTGGATCGATGAAGCCGGCGTGACCGGCTCCGTTCTCGGCTTCGTCGTGGGCGCGATTATGGTCAGTATCGTCGGTCTAATTTACGGCGAACTCGCCTCTGCGCTACCGTTCGTCGGCGGCGAACACGTGTACAGTTTCCGGGCACTCGGACCGCTCTGGTCGTTCATCTGTACATGGTCGCTCGTCCTCGGCTACGTCGGTGTCGTCGTATTCGAAGTCGTCGCACTGCCGTCCGCGATGGCGTACATCGTCCCCGGATTCAACGTCCTCGAGCTCTGGACGGTCGCCGGTGAGCCGGTGTACGCGTCCTGGATTCTCGTCGGCGGGATCGGCGCGGTCGTGATGACGGCGCTCAACTATCGCGGCGTGAAACCCGCGGCGCAGTTCCAGACGCTTCTGACGCTCGTCATCGCCCTCGCCGGGATCATGCTCGTCATTGGGGCACTGTTCAACGGACAGACACAGGCGAACCCACCGCTGTCGGACGTCGGGACGGCCGGCGTCGCCACGGTCGCGATCATGACGCCGTTCATGTTCGTCGGATTCGACGTGATCCCGCAGTCGGCCGAAGAAGCGGACGTCCCGCCCCGTCTCATCGGGCTTCTCATTCCGGCGTCGGTCACGTTGGCCGCGCTGTTCTACATCGGCGTCATCTGGGCCTCCGGACAGGCGATGCCCGGTGCCGAACTCGTCGAGAGCCCGCTGCCGGCCGCCGCGGCCATGGAAGCGATCTTCGACAGCCAGTTTATCGGCCGTATCATGGCGCTGGCCGGTATCGCAGGGATCCTCACGAGCTGGAACTCCTTCCTGCTCGGTGCCAGTCGCGCCGTCTTCGCACTCGCCGATTCCGGCATGATCCCGAAGCGGATCAACACGCTTCACCCTGAGTACAACACGCCCTCGACCGCCGTCCTCCTCATCGGTGGCCTCTCGATCTTCGCACCGCTGTTCGGCGAACAGATGCTGGTCTGGATCGTCAACGCGAGCGGACTCGGCCTCGTCGTCGCGTGGTTCCTCGTAGTTATTTCCTTCTTCGTGCTCCGCCATCGCGAGCCCGAACTGAATCGACCGCTCAAGCTCCCGTTCGGATACGCGTTCGGAGCCGTCGGACTCGTCCTGACGCTCGGATTCATCGGGCTCTACCTGCCGGGCGGCCCATCGGCGCTCGTCTGGCCCTACGAGTGGGGAATCGTCCTCTTCTGGGCGCTGCTCGGCGCGGTCCTGTACGGCAGTTCGTCGACGGATTCGGAACTCGAACTGGCGGATCTGGAGACGGAAGAACTCGAGTAA